AGAGTTTGACAAGTCATGGGAGAGAGACAGAGCCGATAGCGGCAGGGCAGAGCGCCCGTCCCTGTCCGTATCGGGCTGCGCAACGGACGTGTATGCTCTGGCGGCTGGCGCAGTAGTCACGTTTTCTTCTTTTCatcaaggcctcgtttagatcgtgaaaaaaagtgaacccgatgaatagtaccactttcgtcttatttggtaaatattgtccaatcgtagaccaactaggctcaaaagattcatctcgtgatttccaactaaactgtgtaattagttattttttttacctacatttaatactccatgcaagcggctaaaaattgatgtgatggagagagagtgaaaaaatttggaatttggaatgcatctaaacgaggcccaagACGCCAGCGTGCATTTTTCAGACCAGAGCACAGCTTGGAATTTCGGGtccaagaaaaatagaaaatgctTACTAGGAGCAGTAGTATTAccataagcccttgtttagttagaccccaaaatctaaaaagttgctacagtacctatcacatcgaatgtttgcggcccatgcatggagcattaaatgtagacgaaaagaaaaactaattgcacagtttggtgggaaattgcgagacgaacgttttaagcctaattagtcaatgtttggacactatttaccaaataaaaacgaaggtgctacagtaaccctaaaatccaaatttcgcgaactaaacaagggctaagtaTCAATATTTTCTTGTATATACATGGTTAAAATTGAGTTCGTTTGATTTCCTGAGAACGACAGATAAAAAAGAACGGAAGAAGTAACTTTGCTGACTGCTGCTGTTAAGTATTAACCGGACAACCAAATATGCCGCTCGCATTTTGACGCTACGGAAGAGCATATGTGGCTTTTCTCTGCCTCGTCTCGCCACGTAAACGTCAATGTTCAAACACAAGCCAGTTCAATCTGATCGGTCTGGATGCGATCTTGCTTCCCGGCCGTGTATACAGAAAACACTACTATTTTAGAACTTGTTCGGTTGATCTCCTATCCAAAACGATTGGAAAGAGTTAGGATGATTTTGACCTTTATAGAATTTGATTTCCTTCAATCTTTAATAACACCCTTCAATCCTTCTTCAATCTCCACTAGAATGAACAAGGCCTTACATAGGTAGAACAAGGCCCTACATAGGCCCTGAAACAAGTAAATTTTGCTTCAAACTTCCTACCTTCTGCTATCAAGAATAACTTGAATGTTCATCGAGAGCTACATGCACAAATGAATGTGCTGTTCACTTTTTCTAGTTTTCTCATGAAGACAAGAATAATTCACTGAGCATACATAAGCATATGACGGCAGCCCGCCTTTTCTCCCCCATGGTACAAGGGGTTAAGGCTTTCTCCGACAAAGTGTTTCATTTTTTGTACCAGTATCCGTGTGTGTCAGACTGTCAGTAGATGTATATGTCAAAAAGAGTTATATTTACCGATAAAGAcacttattttaggacggagagGCCAGGAGCGATGGATAATGACTCGCGGTTCCAAATGTCAATTGCGTGGTACAAGTCAAAAAAACGACGCCCGACCAAATTTCCATAGATTGAACCTGAACACGACACTTCCAAGCACCAATAAAGGTTAGTCGTAGCCTGAAACAAAATTCCTTAAACAAGGAGCCCTTATGTGCAAAAGTGGCGGTACCAGAAGAAGTATAAATTTTCGTATCCTTTTGCCTGCCATTTCTGCAGCGCCCGCTGCCTGCCTGTGCCTGCCGCCTGCCGCCCCCTGCTTCCTCTTCTTTCCCCTCCTCGTCAAGCTCCCCTGAATCGCGGCAGCAGCACCGGAGCAGCCAAGGGCAAAGGATTTTCCCCGCTCCGAATCTACCCGGCTCGGCCCGATGGGCTCGCTGATGTCCTGCCTCTCCGACCCCTGCCCATCGGGGAACAGGTCCCCGCCGCTGCAGGCGAAGCGGCGCTCCTCCACCTCTTcccgcggccgtggcggcggcggcgggagggacTCCGCCAAGGCCTCCGTGTCCATAGACGAAGAGGCgctggccgcggcggcggccctcGTGCTGGGGCAGAGGGGCGCCGCCGGTGGCCTGGGGGCGTTCGAGCGGTCCGCGTCGGTGCGGTACGCGGCCAAGCGCCAGAGCCAGGGCCCGCCGCTGCCCCGGAGCTGCAGCACGCGCCCCAGGTCGCTCGCTGACCCCGAGCTCCAGCCGCAGCAGCTCCTCGCCAAGGTGAGAATCCTGCCATACTACTCCTTCCTCCATAGCTTGCTTGGCTTGCCCGCCTCTCGTCCCCCATTGCTTGGTTCGGTTGGTCATTGGTATGCGTCCCGCCGCGTGCGCCGCGTTGAATTCTTGTGCAGTCTCGTTTGACTTTATGCCTTCGTTTCTGCGAGTTTCCACTGCGATTGGCTGTCCTTGCGTCGAATGTAAGGAACGCAGGGGCTATGGGATCCCCCTACTCGGTTCTCTCGCTGTCGCGGTTCTATTTTCTTACGTTTCTTTCGATGAAATTTAGATTCCTTTCATGTTTGCTCGATTCATTTGACTCAGTTCCAGAAAGGCATGATCTTTGGTTGTTCAGATTTTTCTCGTTTTTCTGATTTATTGTCTTGCATCATGGCATGCCTCAATGCCTGGACAGTTTGCAATTTAATTCGATGCTGCTTCGAGGACGAATATACCCCTGATTTGTTTCTACGAAAGTACGAATTGGCTCTGGTAAGAACTAGGCAGGCGATTACATTTCGCACTTCGTGACTGTCTAGTGGGACCGGGCAATCTGGTTAACATAGGCCATAGCCCATATGTGGGTGAGACCGTTAAAATCGGAACGCCTGCAAATCCGAACCGGTGCAATGCACGTGCTTGCTTCCATCTGTAGTTATCAACATATAGACTAAGACCTGACTTTAACATCTGTAGTTGATGAATACTCTTGAGAGGAGTGTGAACAAGTTGTTATCTCACAACGACCAAGCACTGATCTGGTCAAAATTTAGAGGATCTGGGAAACTTCGGTTGTTGACTGATAGTGGTTGGTCATACATTGGTTTTGTTCAGAAGCTCTTATGCATAGGGGCTGTAGAAACTGATTGATTGTTGCTTCTATCTCTGGCGTGGTCATATTGGCTTGTGTGTTCGTTGCTCTGGAGAAAGGACAAAGGAGAGCCTAGGAGGTCCCAACTTGTGCATTGGTGGGGGATCTGGATATTGTTTACTTCAAATTGTTTCAGTATCGACACAAGATATTCTGTTCCCAGGTTTGCCCTGATCATGAACGGGATGGGCAGCCGGCATGGCTACTAATTTGTCTTGAGTATATTATATACTGGCATTTCTTACTACTAACAGTGGTGTTGACTAGTAAGAGGATAGCGCCCACTAAGGAAACCGAGGATGATTGGGATTGGGAGGTTTGTGTTTGACATTTTCAGTCATCTGTCAGCTACCGAATGCAGACGCTGGTATTCTAAATTTGTTGGAAACTGTGAAAAGTTGAACAGAATCAGCATGGTATTTGACATTTAGAAGCGTTTCTTTCTTTTCGTGCTTATCAGCAAACAATCATCTCCACAGTCCACATTTGTGACTCAGTATATTGTGTGCATATTTATAAGGACCTCAGATACTTTGTCTTTGTCTAGTTTCCTCCCATTTGAATTCTAGTGTTTGACAACTCGTGTTCCTGGATTTATATAACCGCAATTTTTAACTTCATTTCTCAAACAGGATTTGAATACTAAGGATTTGGAAACCAACGTCATTGTTCTTGTTCATGGAGGTGGATTTGGTGCTTGGTGTTGGTACAAGAGTATATCACTTCTTGAAGATAGTGGGTTCAAAGTTAACGCCATCGACTTAACAGGCTCTGGGATTCATTCTTACGACACAAACAAGATTAGCAGTCTTTCAGAGTACGCTGAACCACTTACGTCTTACCTTAAAGGCTTAGGTGGTGCTGAAAAGGTTAGCTCTCTTTCCATATATCAATTTTAGATACTTTGAATATTTAGAAAGTTACATTCGATTTGGGATCTTGTAGTATCCATTGACTACTGTGGCACTGTGCATGATATTTGGTAATTTACTCGCTTTCATGCTTCGACTGTAGTCCTTAACAATCTTATAATAAAAACTGGGATGACAGCTACTAAACTACCATTAGCTGAGAGTTCTATAATGGCGAAGTAATACTTGTTCCTGCAAAAAAATTGTATTCTACATTTCTGCATAAGCATGGTAAATTGCAGGCACATGGATTTTGGTACAGCGCCATACTTTAGGATCTTGTAGGCCGCCAATGGTATCTTCTTCCATCTCGCACATTGTAGGTAAAAATAGATAGTGCATCAGCATGAAAACTGTGAGTGAAGTGTTAATCTAAATGTCAATGGACTCGGGTTGGACTTTACACTTTTGGGATGGTAAGATTTTAATAGTGTTACATTTAGTCACCCAATGTACAAATACTGAAGTAGGAAAAAAACCATAGACATAAGTACAGTATGCCTGACATTCTGTGTAATCAATTTTGTAAGTGCTAGATTCTCTAGACTTTTTCTTTCTGTAAAGATCACAATCATAACAGGAATCATCATAACTAATTCTCAAATCCCAGACTGAAGTGGTCCCAGATTATGGTGCAGCACCTAAGCCCCCACCTAACTTTAGTTATGATTTGATGCTTGGGAATGACAATATTATTATGTATGCACCAGTGACTTAGGTAGTTGAGTGCCACTCAAGTCGATCTGTATCTCTTAAAACAATCCCTGGAAATATTTTGTGTACACTACAATGCATCATCTCAATATTTTCCAAGATTTTTTAGATAAGTTTTTAGCAATGCCAATATTGATATTTCAAAGCATCATATGAACTTTTCAAGAGACTTTTGTACTAGTGTGTTTAGACTTATGTGAAGATCCCTGCTTTGTTTGATTTTGTTTTGAGCATATTCCTATCTGACCAGAAATATAACAATCGAATACCTCCAACATTATGCAGGTAATTTTGGTCGCTCATGATCTTGGTGGTGTCTGTGTATCCTATGCAATGGAGATGTTCCCATCCAAAGTTGCCAAGGCCGTTTTCCTTTGTGCAGCAATGCTGACAAATGGAAACAGTGCCCTTGACATGTTCCAACAGCAGGTTGGTCTCCTGTCCCAGAGTTAATTTGTTGAACAATTGACATTATTAACGAATAAAAAAGACAAGAACATTAAATGTTGCCTTGTCTGGCATCAAAATTAGCATTGTCTCCTATGATTATGTCCTGATGCCGTCCTTCCACTCCAGATGGACACAAACGGTACTCTCCAAAAGGCGCAGGAATTCGTCTACTCCAACGGCAAGGACCGTCCTCCAACCGCCATCAACATCGACAGGGCCTTGCTTAGAGACCTGTTGTTCAACCAGAGCCCCTCAAAGGTAGGACTTTGGAGTACTCTGTT
Above is a genomic segment from Miscanthus floridulus cultivar M001 chromosome 3, ASM1932011v1, whole genome shotgun sequence containing:
- the LOC136547145 gene encoding putative methylesterase 11, chloroplastic, encoding MGSLMSCLSDPCPSGNRSPPLQAKRRSSTSSRGRGGGGGRDSAKASVSIDEEALAAAAALVLGQRGAAGGLGAFERSASVRYAAKRQSQGPPLPRSCSTRPRSLADPELQPQQLLAKDLNTKDLETNVIVLVHGGGFGAWCWYKSISLLEDSGFKVNAIDLTGSGIHSYDTNKISSLSEYAEPLTSYLKGLGGAEKVILVAHDLGGVCVSYAMEMFPSKVAKAVFLCAAMLTNGNSALDMFQQQMDTNGTLQKAQEFVYSNGKDRPPTAINIDRALLRDLLFNQSPSKDVSLASVSMRPIPFAPVLEKLVLTAENYGSVRRFYVETTEDNAIPLPLQQSMCGANPPEKVLRLKGADHAPFFSKPQALHKTLVEIATMPPPVQAS